A single Paenibacillus kribbensis DNA region contains:
- a CDS encoding response regulator gives MKYKILIVDDHWVVREGLKLVIETNDSYEVVGEAEEGETALALVEELRPDVILMDLYMPHMSGLETMKALKEKQNKTPIIILTTYNEDDLMIQGLSLGAKGYLLKDTSRENLFRTIESALRGETLLQPEITARVFANTSKKESEREQREDTSILTEKEILILQSVARGLRSKEIAFDMGISERTVKAHLTNIYNKLGVDSRSEAVAVSLERGILHL, from the coding sequence ATGAAATATAAAATATTAATCGTAGATGATCATTGGGTGGTTAGAGAAGGGCTAAAGCTTGTTATAGAAACAAATGACAGCTACGAAGTGGTTGGTGAAGCGGAAGAAGGAGAAACAGCGCTTGCCCTGGTTGAGGAGCTTCGGCCAGATGTAATCTTAATGGATCTATATATGCCACATATGAGCGGATTGGAAACGATGAAAGCTTTAAAAGAGAAGCAAAATAAAACGCCGATTATTATCCTGACAACCTACAACGAGGATGATTTAATGATTCAGGGGCTATCTTTGGGAGCCAAAGGATATTTATTAAAGGATACCAGCCGTGAAAATTTATTTCGGACGATTGAATCCGCATTAAGGGGAGAGACACTTCTTCAGCCGGAAATTACGGCCAGAGTTTTTGCTAATACAAGCAAGAAGGAATCCGAGCGTGAGCAGCGTGAAGATACTTCAATACTGACCGAAAAAGAAATACTCATATTACAGTCCGTTGCACGGGGGCTTAGGAGCAAAGAAATAGCGTTCGATATGGGGATTTCAGAACGGACTGTGAAAGCACATTTGACGAACATTTACAACAAGCTCGGCGTCGATTCCCGATCTGAAGCGGTAGCCGTGTCTCTGGAACGAGGTATCCTGCATCTTTAA
- a CDS encoding efflux RND transporter periplasmic adaptor subunit produces the protein MKLLNSTRIKMLVTGVTFAMVVSGCSSPSEDTTAPKSGQPVQIQKVTMKPLANEFNLAGTLQASHEATVSFEADGRILNTMVEVGDSVQKGSILAKLDTSAYQLQLDRARATMEKAKAGVSQADASVQSAQAGIRNAQSQVDAAQSKLQELNNGAKKQEIVKAQNAVDAAASSYNKKKADAARSQSLFQAGGVSLTENENAQLELTNAHKNLVDAQEQLSLLLAGASQEERAQASAGVDQARAGLESSIATRQQGLASKAQAQATYEDAVAAYEQSSLSLKKATLTSPITGVVIEKKVSDGQLGSSGSEAFTVGNISTLKVLLPVPDSEILSWKKDQKVNVSLYNEIRTGTVTQIYPSTNSKTGSINVEVSIPNPELNWKPGQVISAAKSVSQTDALLVPVEAVISNGDDPYVFKAVNDKAVKTAIKVGKVTNNQFEVISGLQAGDLIVTQGAGTLFNGDVLGESKESSK, from the coding sequence ATGAAATTGTTGAATAGTACACGAATCAAAATGCTAGTCACGGGAGTCACTTTCGCTATGGTGGTGTCTGGTTGCTCAAGCCCTTCGGAGGACACCACCGCTCCAAAATCCGGTCAGCCGGTACAAATTCAAAAAGTGACGATGAAGCCGCTGGCTAATGAATTTAATTTGGCGGGAACATTGCAGGCAAGCCATGAAGCCACAGTTTCCTTTGAAGCGGATGGACGTATATTGAACACGATGGTTGAGGTAGGAGACTCTGTACAAAAAGGAAGTATCCTTGCGAAGTTAGACACATCCGCTTACCAGTTGCAGCTCGATCGGGCAAGGGCAACCATGGAAAAGGCAAAAGCAGGTGTCAGCCAAGCGGACGCTTCTGTTCAATCGGCACAGGCAGGTATTCGTAATGCACAATCCCAGGTTGACGCGGCCCAATCCAAATTACAGGAATTAAACAACGGCGCAAAAAAACAGGAAATTGTAAAGGCACAGAATGCCGTAGATGCGGCAGCCAGTAGTTACAACAAGAAAAAGGCAGATGCTGCCCGGAGCCAAAGTTTATTTCAGGCAGGTGGGGTATCATTGACGGAAAATGAAAATGCGCAACTCGAACTAACGAACGCACATAAAAATTTGGTTGACGCGCAAGAGCAATTGTCGCTCCTGCTTGCAGGGGCTTCTCAGGAAGAGCGTGCCCAAGCTTCGGCTGGTGTAGATCAGGCCAGGGCAGGGCTGGAGTCGTCTATCGCTACTAGGCAACAAGGACTGGCCAGTAAAGCTCAGGCGCAGGCGACTTATGAGGATGCAGTAGCTGCATATGAACAGTCATCTTTGTCTCTGAAAAAAGCTACCTTAACTTCTCCGATCACCGGTGTTGTGATTGAGAAAAAGGTTTCTGATGGTCAACTGGGCTCCAGCGGGAGTGAGGCATTTACGGTTGGAAATATTAGTACTTTAAAAGTGCTTCTGCCCGTACCAGACAGTGAAATCTTATCCTGGAAGAAAGATCAAAAAGTCAATGTCTCTCTCTATAATGAAATTCGAACAGGGACTGTCACCCAGATCTATCCATCGACTAATTCCAAAACAGGAAGCATCAATGTGGAAGTCAGCATTCCCAATCCTGAGCTGAATTGGAAGCCGGGACAAGTTATCAGTGCCGCTAAAAGCGTGAGTCAAACCGATGCATTGTTAGTGCCAGTAGAGGCTGTAATTAGCAACGGAGATGACCCTTATGTTTTCAAAGCTGTAAATGATAAGGCCGTTAAAACAGCGATTAAAGTTGGAAAAGTGACGAATAATCAGTTCGAAGTTATCTCCGGACTGCAAGCAGGTGATCTCATCGTTACGCAAGGAGCAGGAACCTTATTTAATGGTGATGTACTTGGGGAATCGAAGGAGTCGTCCAAATGA
- a CDS encoding efflux RND transporter permease subunit yields the protein MIKYIVKKQKITLIFFGMCIMLGLFNFTSLPKQEQPDVVPMAASVTTVYPGASPERIEQTITKILEQKIKEVQGVKTISSTSSKGQSSISIEALNDADPTKVWSDLRTKVQDAQSELPADAKQPIINDSMTSSFIGSYAITSDKVENLYSLKELMSTWKDQLKTVPGISKVSIQGIPDQEIRVSLNTQKMQQYNLSWEQVVQAIKDENDRVPTGSLEFNERTYQLTVNASTDPSVLNNIEISSNEDGFPIYLKDVGTASLVFKKAGNYTYVNTKPAISISLSGDTGTDVPTVSKAVTAKINELASSLPKDVHFELLFAQNDRVSEIFGNLTKEMIIAILSVIVVCTLGLNLLTSAFVALAIPVSIAIGFIFLPMTGTTLNQISVIGLIIVLGILVDDAVVVNDNIERRRSEFGEDATQAAIKGTKEVSLSIITATLATVAAFAPLLFLPGNIGDFIKPIPTVISLTMLASMIMSLTIIPIFRQWYDQRRKGKERSQAVKPPGLLGNQIQSLSNVYSKSWMPKILRRPLFTALLGLTIGTATYGLVAVVPIQLFPESDQADATISVTMPEGTSLQATNQVINEIGNWVQKQPETERLSAAAGGGAPQMYSDVAGGGGSGGAVHGQLAVVGKKGLFDLQKTVDRWTNTLQAKYPSASISIRVPQLGIPVGSAVSIRIKGEDIGKLQKMATKVKEIVAGTTGTVDVTDNMGMQSYNLNFQVNQQALDKYKVSYSNLTRTLLLMGDGVNVTDFDTGKELLDINIYMDKPNNDPEVLFQQLTVTNAANEQIPLSQLAMMKPDFSIQQIHRYDLERTVTISANANGRTATELTQDIRSKLANTQFEPGYTWEMGGETSAQSDIFMDLGKLAIIVVFLILLLITMQFYSVSTPLIIMTTVYLAAAGGILGSFISGMPIGFMSIMGIISLAGIVVRNGIVLIEFIEDARREGADLTEAILMACSARFRPILLTSLTAIVGMIPIATIGEVLFKPLATTIIFGLIFSTILTLFVVPTLYMVVANLKLKRKHKKEMRTNSDNSLSL from the coding sequence ATGATTAAATACATCGTTAAAAAGCAGAAGATTACCCTTATTTTCTTTGGCATGTGCATTATGCTGGGACTTTTCAACTTTACATCGCTACCTAAACAGGAACAGCCCGATGTTGTTCCTATGGCAGCAAGTGTTACAACTGTCTATCCGGGCGCCTCGCCTGAAAGAATTGAGCAAACCATTACCAAGATATTGGAACAGAAAATTAAAGAAGTCCAAGGTGTCAAAACGATTTCTTCCACTTCATCTAAAGGCCAATCCAGCATAAGTATAGAAGCTTTGAATGATGCGGACCCGACAAAAGTGTGGTCTGATCTTCGCACAAAGGTGCAGGATGCACAGTCCGAGCTTCCGGCTGATGCCAAGCAACCCATTATAAATGATAGCATGACAAGCTCTTTTATCGGTTCATATGCCATTACCTCTGATAAAGTTGAGAATTTATACTCGCTAAAAGAATTGATGAGCACCTGGAAAGATCAATTAAAAACGGTTCCGGGTATTTCGAAAGTTAGTATTCAAGGAATACCGGACCAAGAAATACGAGTCAGTTTAAACACACAAAAAATGCAGCAATATAACCTCTCCTGGGAACAGGTCGTTCAAGCCATTAAGGATGAAAACGACAGGGTTCCTACAGGAAGCCTGGAATTTAATGAGCGCACTTACCAATTGACGGTGAATGCCTCAACTGACCCGAGTGTTTTAAATAACATCGAGATTTCAAGCAACGAAGATGGATTTCCGATATATTTGAAGGATGTAGGTACAGCCTCGCTTGTTTTTAAAAAGGCGGGTAATTATACGTATGTGAATACTAAGCCTGCGATTTCGATCAGTTTGAGTGGAGATACAGGTACAGATGTGCCAACGGTTTCCAAAGCGGTAACAGCCAAAATTAATGAACTTGCGAGCAGCTTGCCTAAGGATGTACATTTTGAACTGCTGTTTGCTCAAAATGATCGTGTAAGTGAAATCTTTGGTAATCTGACCAAAGAGATGATCATCGCTATTTTATCGGTCATTGTGGTTTGTACATTAGGATTAAATTTGCTGACTTCTGCGTTTGTCGCTCTGGCTATTCCTGTTTCTATTGCTATCGGCTTTATTTTCTTGCCGATGACAGGGACGACGCTGAATCAAATTTCGGTCATCGGATTAATCATTGTACTAGGTATATTGGTCGATGATGCCGTCGTGGTCAATGACAACATTGAACGACGACGCTCTGAATTTGGGGAAGATGCTACCCAGGCAGCCATTAAAGGAACGAAAGAGGTCTCCTTGTCAATCATTACAGCCACGCTGGCTACGGTTGCAGCCTTTGCCCCGCTTTTATTTCTGCCGGGCAATATTGGAGACTTTATTAAGCCGATTCCTACCGTGATATCGTTAACGATGCTGGCTTCGATGATTATGTCGCTTACGATCATTCCTATTTTCCGCCAATGGTACGATCAACGCCGCAAGGGGAAGGAGCGTAGTCAAGCAGTCAAGCCGCCCGGGCTTCTTGGGAATCAAATACAGTCTCTCTCTAATGTATACTCCAAGAGCTGGATGCCGAAAATACTGCGACGTCCGCTTTTTACCGCTCTTCTAGGTCTTACGATTGGTACGGCAACATATGGACTAGTTGCGGTTGTTCCCATTCAATTATTTCCGGAATCCGATCAGGCAGATGCCACCATCAGTGTAACGATGCCAGAAGGAACATCCTTGCAAGCTACCAATCAGGTTATAAACGAGATCGGGAACTGGGTCCAAAAACAGCCAGAAACAGAACGACTGTCGGCAGCGGCAGGCGGAGGCGCACCTCAGATGTACAGTGATGTAGCAGGTGGCGGTGGCTCTGGGGGAGCGGTTCACGGACAGCTTGCTGTCGTTGGAAAAAAGGGGTTATTTGATCTCCAAAAAACAGTGGATCGTTGGACAAATACACTGCAAGCTAAATATCCATCAGCATCCATCAGCATACGTGTGCCTCAACTAGGTATTCCGGTTGGTAGTGCAGTATCTATCCGTATTAAAGGTGAAGACATTGGAAAACTGCAAAAAATGGCAACTAAAGTAAAAGAAATTGTTGCGGGGACCACCGGGACTGTAGATGTAACTGATAATATGGGGATGCAAAGCTATAATTTGAATTTTCAAGTCAACCAGCAGGCCCTGGACAAATATAAAGTGAGCTATTCCAACTTAACCCGTACTTTGTTATTAATGGGGGACGGGGTGAATGTGACGGACTTTGATACGGGTAAAGAATTGCTGGATATCAATATCTACATGGACAAGCCAAATAATGATCCAGAGGTATTATTCCAACAATTAACTGTGACCAATGCGGCAAACGAGCAAATTCCCTTGTCCCAGTTAGCTATGATGAAACCGGACTTTTCCATCCAGCAAATTCATCGTTATGATCTGGAACGGACTGTAACAATTTCAGCCAATGCCAATGGGCGTACGGCTACCGAGCTTACCCAGGACATTCGTAGCAAGCTTGCAAACACACAGTTTGAACCGGGGTACACTTGGGAGATGGGAGGGGAAACATCTGCGCAGTCCGATATATTTATGGATTTGGGCAAATTAGCTATTATCGTTGTTTTTCTTATTCTTCTCTTGATTACCATGCAATTTTACTCGGTTTCCACACCGCTAATTATTATGACCACAGTTTATCTGGCTGCGGCTGGAGGAATCCTGGGTAGTTTTATTTCAGGTATGCCAATTGGCTTTATGAGTATTATGGGTATCATTTCACTTGCTGGTATTGTCGTGCGTAATGGTATCGTGTTGATAGAGTTTATTGAAGATGCGCGGCGTGAAGGGGCTGATTTGACAGAGGCGATTCTTATGGCATGCTCTGCCCGTTTCCGTCCGATCTTGCTCACTTCACTAACTGCGATTGTCGGTATGATCCCAATTGCTACAATAGGAGAGGTCCTGTTCAAGCCGCTGGCAACGACCATTATATTCGGACTCATCTTTTCAACCATTTTAACGTTGTTTGTAGTTCCGACTCTTTATATGGTAGTAGCTAATCTGAAGCTGAAGCGGAAGCATAAGAAGGAAATGCGTACAAATAGCGATAACTCATTGTCTCTGTAG